The genomic segment GTTTTACCTGTACCTGTCTCCATAGAAACATCAATTACGTTGCTTTTAGCATCGTAATTATCTTTTAAATGCTCAATAGCATTGAACTCCTGAACATTTTTTATGTTGTTGTAGTATTGTTGTTCAGACAGATTCAGTTCTGGATTAGATAACAGGCGAATAGCAACATTATCCGTCTGATGAGGTATGGCAGATACAAAGACATTCATCACCGCATCAACGCCAGCCTTTTGATGAGGTAAATTCTTTTCGAATGTGAACCCTTTAGACATGATTAGTTCCTTACCACCAAATCTAAATCAATAGATTTTTTATTAGCATAACTTTTTAGTGCTTCATTAAGTTCCATCTGTTTCGCACTTTCGAAGTTGCTGCCATAAAACACGACTTTGTTAGGTGCAAAGTCTTTGTCTGAATCCAGCTTTTGAAGTAAAGCTTTCAGAGCTTCACTGGTGAAGTTAGGTGCAATCAGATACAAACGACCATCGCACAAGTGCGCTTTGTAGCCATTAAGATCTACATCTTCAATTGTCGTTGTTAACAAACTACCATCATACACGCACCATGTAGTCAACAGGGTGTCGTACTGTGATTGAGTTAATACAACATCATCAAAGAAGCTAAGATTAGACAGCGTAAGTTCAGACTCATCTTTTGCTCGAAAATCAGTCATTAGTTGATATATCTTAAAACCTTGATTTCCGTTATTTTTAGAAGCTCTAATTAACCGTTCTTTTGTTAAGTCAAAAATTGTTTTATAACCATGCTTCAAAGCATCAGATTTGTCTTTTGTTGGCTCATCTAGTTGAACTGTAATAAACTGATACGATGTTTTATTTTTATGATTTAAATTAAATACTGTATGTGCTGTAGTTCCTGAACCAGCAAAGAAATCTAAAACAACACCTTCTCCATCACATGCAAAAGAGATTAAATCTTCTACTAGTTTTATTGTTTTAGCATTTGTAAATGGTTGAGTCATTTCAGGAAATAACTCTTTGAGTTCATTCGTTGCTGTACGCCCATCAAGATTAATAACAGAGCTTAATTTTTGTTTATAATCTTTAGCATAAACCTTTAACTCTATAATTTTGTTTTCATCATCACCAAAGATAATTTTTTCTTCTAATAGAAGCCGATCCATTGTCTCTGATGGAAAGCGATATCCCATAAGAGGTTGTTTACATGGTTTTTTAGTTTCTGGATGTAAAACATCATACCTGTACCCCTCTTTTCCGGGGTTGTGTACACTCTGGCTACCAGTATAGACACCATCTTTATCTATATATTTGTATCGGTCAAGAGGCCATAATTCAGATTTATGTTCACGATACCATTGGGTATATTTTTCCTTAAGTTCATCACCCGAATATTTTGATGTGAATTCTTCACCTATGTTGATAAGTAAATTCTTAACATCTGAAATGTTAGACTTCCACTCACTTTCAAGCTGCTCTTTGTTTTTTGCGTAAACAATAATATATTCATGCTCTACAGCTATGTTTGACGGATTATTATCAGTTGCATTTTTCCACACAATATCTCCAACATAATTTTGCTCACCA from the Klebsiella sp. WP3-W18-ESBL-02 genome contains:
- a CDS encoding site-specific DNA-methyltransferase — protein: MDMQKETLFSEVETANSKQLAVLKANFPQCFDKNGAFIQEKLLEIVKSSDVELSKESYSLNWLGKSYARLLANLPPKTLLTEDKDHNQLEENKNSQNLLIKGDNLEVLKHMVNAYAEKVKMIYIDPPYNTGKDGFAYNDDRKFTPEQLSALAGIDLDEAARILDFTVKGSSSHSAWLTFIYPRLYIARELMKEDGTIFISIDHNEFSQLKLVCDEIFGEQNYVGDIVWKNATDNNPSNIAVEHEYIIVYAKNKEQLESEWKSNISDVKNLLINIGEEFTSKYSGDELKEKYTQWYREHKSELWPLDRYKYIDKDGVYTGSQSVHNPGKEGYRYDVLHPETKKPCKQPLMGYRFPSETMDRLLLEEKIIFGDDENKIIELKVYAKDYKQKLSSVINLDGRTATNELKELFPEMTQPFTNAKTIKLVEDLISFACDGEGVVLDFFAGSGTTAHTVFNLNHKNKTSYQFITVQLDEPTKDKSDALKHGYKTIFDLTKERLIRASKNNGNQGFKIYQLMTDFRAKDESELTLSNLSFFDDVVLTQSQYDTLLTTWCVYDGSLLTTTIEDVDLNGYKAHLCDGRLYLIAPNFTSEALKALLQKLDSDKDFAPNKVVFYGSNFESAKQMELNEALKSYANKKSIDLDLVVRN